The following coding sequences lie in one Arachis ipaensis cultivar K30076 chromosome B03, Araip1.1, whole genome shotgun sequence genomic window:
- the LOC107632743 gene encoding uncharacterized protein LOC107632743, producing the protein MGATPFHPSILKVWLPRNFDKPTDMRYDGTKDPQEHVTAFEARMNLEGVGDAVRCRAFPVTLAGPAIRWFNALPQGSVTTFADISQSFLARFTMRIAKAKHPINLLGVTQKPGGPTRKFLDRFNDECLEIDGLTDLVASLCLTNGLLNEDFRKHLTTKPVWTMQEIQSVAKEYINDEEVSQVVAANKRQLPNPPARQAPQVDRYKEAPRDGTLNKLPKHPRVGRFTNYTPLTAPIVEIYQQIAHKGILSRPRPLKERTGGNKSLYCDYHKGFGHKTQDCFDLKDALEQAIREGKLSKFSRLIREPRRRERERSEEDRSRTVKPRQEPTWDASNPPTFVVNIVVGRDSPPKSKSAAKRDTRILSISTDGPAANKRHPTISFGSEDKWFNDLPENPPMVVTAMVGTGLVRRILIDTGADSNILFRNVFDAMGLKESDLKNHQHGVMGLGDNYIKPDGTISLPISLGTGDTRKSVMTDFVVLRDSTAYNIILGRKTINKFSAVICTKFLTMKFITDKGTVGSIRGDLETAVACDNASLSLRKESKRVAGVFLADLDVRIEDKPRHEPEGDMKKFQIGKSADQFTFINRNLPHELKGPS; encoded by the coding sequence ATGGGAGCCACCCCTTTTCACCCCTCAATCCTCAAGGTTTGGCTCCCGAGAAACTTCGACAAACCGACGGACATGAGGTATGATGGGACCAAGGACCCCCAGGAGCATGTCACAGCCTTTGAAGCAAGGATGAACTTGGAAGGGGTAGGCGACGCGGTCAGATGCCGGGCATTCCCCGTGACACTGGCCGGACCAGCGATCcgatggttcaacgccctcccacaGGGGTCCGTCACAACTTTCGCAGACATATCCCAGAGCTTTCTAGCTCGGTTCACGATGCGCATAGCCAAGGCAAAGCACCCAATCAACTTATTGGGGGTTACCCAAAAACCTGGGGGGCCGACTAGAAAGTTCCTAGATAGGTTCAACGACGAGTGTTTGGAGATCGACGGCCTCACGGACTTAGTCGCTAGCTTATGCCTAACAAATGGCCTGCTAAACGAAGACTTTAGGAAGCACCTCACAACCAAGCCTGTATGGACCATGCAGGAAATCCAAAGCGTAGCCAAAGAATACATCAATGATGAAGAGGTCAGTCAGGTTGTAgcagccaataaacggcagcTCCCTAACCCGCCAGCCCGACAGGCCCCTCAAGTCGACAGGTACAAAGAAGCTCCCAGGGACGGCACCCTAAACAAGTTACCCAAGCATCCACGGGTAGGAAGGTTCACGAACTACACGCCACTTACGGCGCCTATAGTAGAAATCTACCAACAAATTGCACACAAGGGAATCCTATCCAGACCTAGACCATTGAAAGAGAGAACGGGAGGCAACAAAAGCCTTTACTGTGATTACCACAAGGGATTTGGTCACAAAACACAAGACTGCTTCGACCTCAAAGATGCCTTGGAACAGGCCATCAGAGAGGGAAAGCTGAGCAAATTCTCCCGGCTCATCAGGGAACCGAGGAGGCGGGAAAGGGAACGCTCCGAGGAAGACCGGAGCCGAACTGTTAAGCCAAGACAAGAACCCACATGGGATGCCAGTAACCCCCCAACTTTTGTGGTCAACATTGTGGTCGGGCGCGACAGCCCCCCTAAATCCAAGTCGGCAGCGAAAAGGGACACCCGCATACTCTCCATCTCGACAGATGGTCCCGCCGCCAACAAAAGGCATCCCACAATATCTTTTGGCTCAGAAGATAAATGGTTCAATGACCTCCCCGAAAACCCCCCCATGGTAGTTACCGCAATGGTCGGGACAGGACTGGTTAGGCGCATCCTCATCGACACGGGAGCCGATTCTAATATCCTATTTAGAAACGTATTCGACGCCATGGGGCTCAAGGAATCCGACCTCAAAAATCACCAGCATGGAGTCATGGGACTAGGAGATAACTACATCAAACCCGACGGGACGATCTCCCTCCCAATCAGCCTAGGAACCGGTGACACCAGGAAATCGGTTATGACAGACTTCGTAGTCCTCAGAGACTCCACTGCCTATAACATCATCCTAGGGAGAAAAACTATCAATAAATTCTCAGCTGTAATATGCACCAAGTTCCTAACAATGAAGTTCATAACGGACAAGGGAACAGTTGGTTCCATAAGGGGAGACCTAGAGACGGCAGTTGCCTGCGACAACGCAAGTCTCTCCTTAAGGAAAGAATCTAAGAGGGTAGCTGGCGTATTCCTAGCAGATTTGGACGTCAGGATAGAGGACAAGCCAAGACATGAACCAGAAGGGGACATGAAAAAGTTCCAAATAGGAAAATCAGCAGATCAGTTTACCTTCATAAACAGGAACCTACCCCATGAACTCAAGGGCCCCTCATAG